In Alkaliphilus flagellatus, one DNA window encodes the following:
- a CDS encoding DMT family transporter, translating to MTGIGFILIILSAIFHATWNYATKKIESNTTFIWLFSCISSIVYLPFALASLFIYEVNFKFYFIFFIIGSAALHSIYTILLSKGYRIGNLSVIYPLARGTGPLFSTIIAIVFLNESASLTAMVGIFLMILGIVTITGNPVSILKSNKDSSLIYAFLCGLTIASYTIFDKIAVSTLMLPPILLDWSVNFGRILLLTPYSLRRKDQIKHLMLNHKKEVFTVAILSPLSYILVLTAMVFTPVYYVAPMRELSILIGTFLGVKLLSEDLSKTKLIGICVMIIGLIMLSLA from the coding sequence ATGACAGGCATAGGCTTTATACTAATTATTCTTTCTGCAATTTTTCACGCAACATGGAATTATGCTACTAAAAAGATTGAAAGCAATACAACTTTTATTTGGTTGTTTTCATGTATTTCTTCAATCGTTTATTTACCTTTTGCTTTGGCATCATTATTTATTTATGAGGTTAATTTTAAATTCTACTTTATTTTCTTTATTATAGGAAGTGCAGCATTACATTCTATTTACACTATATTGCTGAGTAAAGGTTATAGAATAGGAAATCTTTCTGTTATATACCCTTTAGCCAGAGGAACAGGCCCACTATTTTCAACTATTATAGCTATTGTTTTCTTAAATGAGAGTGCTTCTTTAACCGCAATGGTTGGTATCTTTCTAATGATATTAGGAATTGTTACAATTACAGGAAACCCTGTGTCAATCCTAAAATCAAATAAAGATAGTTCTCTTATTTACGCTTTCCTATGTGGTCTTACAATTGCTTCTTATACTATCTTTGATAAAATAGCAGTAAGCACACTTATGTTACCGCCAATTCTGCTAGATTGGTCAGTAAATTTTGGGCGAATTCTGCTTCTCACTCCTTACTCATTACGTAGAAAGGATCAAATAAAACATTTAATGCTTAATCATAAAAAAGAAGTATTTACAGTAGCAATATTATCTCCACTATCATATATTTTAGTTTTAACTGCTATGGTTTTTACCCCTGTATACTATGTTGCACCAATGAGAGAACTCAGTATTTTAATTGGAACATTTCTTGGCGTTAAATTGCTGTCAGAAGATTTGAGTAAAACAAAGCTAATTGGTATATGTGTAATGATAATTGGGCTAATTATGCTATCACTAGCATAA
- a CDS encoding LysR family transcriptional regulator, translating to MLNYLGIEAFLTIVKTKTLTNAAEELHLSQSTISYRLKVLEQEVGKKLLIRKKGVQEIILTPFGEEFINICERWMSLQQEMEILKKRGTKLSIIIGGADSFNSYILSPLYQKLCQHNPIINIEIRSQHTDESYESVERRDIDIAFVKKERIIPNVLVEPFYEDEMVVVRLATDYRVHNELISPEELNSNHEIFMNWGPSYQIWHEKWWDPISSSRIIVDTAALVFSLMYDENQWAIVPRSIANHFIIYKKFIIQKLKYPAPPRICYKIRNKHMNKMKQECLEILEHYAKIVYSTDGEGLSFPVDSSY from the coding sequence ATGCTAAATTATTTGGGGATAGAAGCTTTTTTAACTATTGTTAAAACTAAGACTTTAACGAATGCTGCTGAAGAATTACATCTTTCACAGTCAACCATAAGTTATAGATTAAAAGTTTTAGAGCAAGAGGTGGGTAAAAAGCTTTTAATTAGAAAAAAAGGTGTGCAAGAAATAATACTGACACCTTTTGGAGAAGAATTTATTAATATCTGCGAAAGATGGATGAGTCTTCAACAAGAGATGGAAATTTTAAAAAAGAGAGGAACAAAGCTGAGTATAATTATAGGAGGTGCTGACAGCTTTAACAGCTATATTTTGTCACCACTATATCAGAAATTGTGCCAACATAACCCAATTATAAATATAGAAATTCGTTCTCAACATACTGACGAATCGTATGAAAGTGTTGAACGGAGAGATATTGATATTGCTTTTGTAAAAAAAGAAAGAATTATACCTAATGTATTGGTTGAACCTTTCTATGAGGATGAGATGGTTGTTGTCCGTTTGGCTACGGATTACCGAGTTCACAATGAACTAATTTCACCTGAAGAATTAAATAGTAATCATGAAATTTTTATGAATTGGGGACCATCTTATCAAATTTGGCATGAAAAATGGTGGGATCCAATATCTAGCTCGAGAATAATAGTTGATACAGCTGCATTGGTTTTTTCACTAATGTATGATGAAAATCAGTGGGCAATCGTGCCCAGATCAATAGCAAATCATTTTATTATATATAAAAAGTTTATTATTCAAAAGCTTAAATATCCAGCCCCACCAAGAATATGTTATAAGATTAGGAATAAGCATATGAACAAAATGAAGCAGGAATGTCTTGAAATTTTAGAACACTATGCTAAAATTGTATACTCAACAGATGGTGAGGGCTTAAGTTTTCCAGTGGATAGCAGTTATTAA
- a CDS encoding class I SAM-dependent methyltransferase: protein MFSFYSKLSTEVYDIDKPIGHSFGDVEFYRERLENLNGRILEPAVGTGRILIPLLDAGLNVDGIDVSCEMLDLCKSYCKERGLKPELYQENMQSFSLPHRYEAVIVPTGSFLLLENRNDSINALKCFYEHLSIGGRLIIDIFMQTNFKTGVTSTRTWTTPTGDLITLNETLVEVNFINQYTVSHMRYEKWRNKKLIQTELERFPLRWYGVEEFKLILESIGFSDIIISSDYKLGQYPTKQDQIITFEAYRK, encoded by the coding sequence ATGTTCAGCTTTTATAGTAAGCTTTCTACAGAAGTATATGATATAGATAAACCTATTGGTCACTCTTTTGGAGATGTTGAATTTTATAGGGAAAGACTTGAAAATTTGAATGGAAGAATTCTTGAGCCAGCAGTTGGAACAGGTCGTATATTAATTCCTCTATTGGATGCAGGACTTAATGTAGACGGTATAGATGTTTCTTGTGAAATGCTAGATTTATGCAAATCTTATTGTAAAGAAAGAGGACTTAAACCTGAGCTTTATCAGGAAAATATGCAGTCTTTTTCTCTGCCACATAGATATGAAGCTGTTATTGTTCCTACTGGTTCTTTTTTACTACTAGAGAATAGAAATGATTCTATCAATGCACTGAAATGCTTTTACGAACATCTTTCCATAGGTGGTCGACTTATCATTGATATTTTTATGCAAACGAATTTTAAAACTGGAGTTACTTCAACAAGAACCTGGACCACTCCTACAGGAGATTTAATCACATTAAATGAAACACTTGTAGAGGTTAACTTTATAAATCAATATACTGTATCTCATATGCGATATGAAAAATGGCGTAATAAAAAATTAATACAAACTGAATTAGAGCGTTTCCCCCTTAGGTGGTATGGAGTTGAGGAGTTTAAATTGATTCTCGAAAGTATCGGTTTCTCAGATATTATTATCTCCTCAGATTATAAGTTAGGACAATATCCAACAAAACAAGATCAAATTATTACCTTTGAAGCATATCGAAAATAG
- a CDS encoding AraC family transcriptional regulator, with protein sequence MHYLNLIQKTLDYIDDHILEKITVDELAKISGFSTYHYYKVFNSFVGMPVMEYITRRKLQYALYDLSNGQKVLDIALTYGFETHAGFTKAFKKSFGYPPSFYRIHAPIGLLKRIDLKKLRENKTGGIIMQPKIINRDSFKIVGYEFKTTLRNNAHSRDIPAFWDNCNLEGKEAKLYETQSPPRHGEYGICVNTNMETDEFSYILGVEVTSFENAMVDMYKLEVPSATYAVFTTPSVEDPDFVDSIQGTWKYILEEWFPNSGYEIDDTKLDFEFYDERCHPWEYSKVSMEIYVPIKKI encoded by the coding sequence ATGCACTACTTAAATTTAATACAGAAAACTTTAGACTATATTGATGATCATATACTAGAAAAAATAACCGTGGATGAACTAGCTAAAATATCAGGATTTTCAACATATCATTATTATAAAGTCTTTAACAGTTTTGTTGGCATGCCTGTAATGGAGTATATAACTAGGCGTAAACTTCAATATGCTCTCTATGATCTTAGTAATGGACAAAAAGTACTGGACATCGCCTTAACCTATGGTTTTGAAACCCATGCTGGTTTCACAAAGGCTTTCAAAAAATCCTTTGGATATCCTCCAAGCTTTTATAGAATACACGCACCAATTGGTCTACTTAAAAGGATTGATCTAAAAAAATTAAGAGAAAATAAAACTGGAGGTATTATAATGCAGCCTAAAATAATTAACAGAGATTCCTTTAAAATAGTTGGATATGAATTTAAAACAACTCTAAGAAATAATGCCCATTCTCGAGATATACCAGCTTTTTGGGATAACTGTAATCTTGAAGGTAAGGAAGCTAAACTATATGAAACACAGTCACCCCCTAGACATGGCGAGTATGGTATTTGCGTGAATACCAATATGGAAACCGACGAGTTTTCCTATATTTTAGGAGTAGAAGTGACCAGCTTTGAAAATGCTATGGTAGATATGTATAAACTTGAGGTTCCATCGGCAACCTATGCTGTATTTACTACCCCTTCTGTTGAGGACCCTGATTTTGTAGATTCTATTCAAGGTACTTGGAAATATATACTAGAAGAATGGTTTCCAAACTCTGGATATGAAATTGATGATACAAAACTAGATTTTGAGTTTTACGACGAACGTTGTCATCCTTGGGAGTATAGCAAAGTTTCTATGGAAATCTATGTGCCTATTAAAAAAATCTAA
- the splB gene encoding spore photoproduct lyase, translated as MFIPNRVLLEKESLDYPLGKELYDRFRNDSEVEIIKLTSNKINQYIPGEDMYKKYREGKKTLVVGTKKSLKFQSCKPSAHYQLPLVSGCMGQCEYCYLNTQLGDKPFVRVHVNVDDILNQAKKYIDARKPEITIFEGAATSDPIPVEPYTNSLKKAIEYFGKEEFARFRFVTKYNDVDSLIDAKHNGHTEVRFSINTDKIIKEYEHYTAGVKRRIEAAAKLADSGYPIGFIIAPVFIYDNWKEDYRELIDMLYTILPKDIDKPIGFEVISHRYTTKAKNTILQVFPETTLPMNDEERKYKYGQFGYGKFVYTKEELQDMKDFFQLEIDSKFKNKNIKYII; from the coding sequence ATGTTTATACCAAATCGAGTATTACTTGAAAAAGAATCCTTAGATTATCCATTAGGTAAAGAATTATATGATAGATTTAGAAATGATTCAGAGGTCGAAATTATAAAACTTACATCAAATAAAATTAATCAATATATACCAGGGGAAGATATGTATAAAAAATATAGAGAGGGTAAAAAAACCCTAGTAGTTGGTACAAAAAAGAGTCTAAAGTTTCAAAGCTGTAAGCCATCGGCCCATTATCAGCTTCCATTGGTTAGCGGCTGTATGGGACAATGTGAATACTGTTATTTAAATACTCAATTAGGTGATAAACCTTTTGTAAGGGTACATGTAAATGTGGATGATATATTAAATCAGGCTAAAAAATATATAGATGCAAGAAAACCAGAAATAACTATATTTGAAGGAGCTGCTACTTCAGATCCTATTCCAGTAGAGCCATATACTAATTCACTTAAAAAAGCTATAGAGTACTTTGGTAAAGAAGAATTTGCTAGATTTAGATTCGTTACTAAATATAATGACGTAGATAGCTTAATAGATGCAAAACATAATGGACACACAGAGGTTAGATTTAGCATAAATACGGATAAAATAATAAAAGAGTATGAACATTATACAGCGGGAGTAAAAAGGAGAATAGAAGCTGCCGCAAAACTTGCAGATAGTGGATATCCTATAGGATTTATAATAGCTCCAGTATTTATATATGATAATTGGAAAGAAGATTATAGAGAGCTTATAGATATGCTATATACAATTTTACCAAAGGACATAGATAAACCTATTGGCTTCGAGGTTATTTCCCATAGATATACTACTAAAGCTAAAAATACTATATTGCAAGTTTTCCCAGAGACCACGTTGCCTATGAATGATGAGGAAAGAAAATATAAATATGGTCAATTTGGATATGGTAAATTTGTATATACAAAAGAAGAGCTGCAGGATATGAAGGATTTTTTTCAATTAGAGATAGATAGTAAATTTAAAAACAAGAATATAAAGTATATAATATAG